Proteins from one Phocoena sinus isolate mPhoSin1 chromosome 8, mPhoSin1.pri, whole genome shotgun sequence genomic window:
- the NAA40 gene encoding N-alpha-acetyltransferase 40 isoform X2: MGRKSSKAKEKKQKRLEERAAMDAVCAKVDAANRLGDPLEAFPVFKKYDRNGLNVSIECKRVSGLEPATVDWAFDLTKTNMQTMYEQSEWGWKDREKREEMTDDRACYEVQLESKVRRKGLGKFLVQILQLVANSTQMKKVMLTVFKHNHGAYQFFREALQFEIDDSSPSMSGCCGEDCSYEILSRRTKFGDSQHSHSGGHCGGCCH, from the exons ATGGGg AGGAAGTCGAGCAAagcaaaggagaagaaacagaagcgGTTGGAGGAGCGAGCAGCCATGGATGCTGTCTGTGCCAAAGTGGACGCCGCCAACAGG CTTGGAGACCCATTAGAGGCTTTCCCAGTGTTCAAGAAATATGATCGCAATGG gTTAAATGTCTCCATTGAATGTAAGCGAGTGTCTGGCCTGGAGCCGGCCACCGTGGATTGGGCCTTCGACCTGACCAAGACCAATATGCAGACCAT GTATGAGCAGAGTGAGTGGGGctggaaggacagagagaaacGCGAGGAAATGACGGATGACCGAGCCTG CTACGAAGTGCAGCTGGAGAGCAAGGTACGGCGGAAAGGCCTGGGGAAGTTCCTCGTACAGATCCTGCAGCTCGTGGCCAACAG CACACAGATGAAGAAAGTTATGTTAACGGTATTTAAGCACAATCATGGTGCCTACCAGTTCTTCAGAGAAGCGCTGCA ATTTGAAATCGACGACTCTTCCCCAAGCATGTCCGGTTGCTGTGGGGAGGACTGCTCCTATGAGATCCTGAGCCGGAGGACCAAGTTTGGGGACAGCCAGCACTCCCATTCGGGCGGGCACTGTGGTGGCTGCTGCCACTGA
- the LOC116757934 gene encoding cytochrome c oxidase subunit 8A, mitochondrial has translation MSVLTPLLLRGLIGPARRLPVPRAQIHSKPPREQLGTTDIAIGLTSCFLCFLLPSGWVLSHLESYKKRE, from the exons ATGTCCGTGCTGACTCCACTGCTGCTGAGGGGCCTGATAGGCCCGGCCCGGCGGCTCCCCGTTCCGCGGGCCCAGATCCATTCCAAGCCGCCGCGGGAGCAGCTCGGGACCACG GATATCGCCATTGGGCTCACCTCCTGCTTCCTGTGTTTCCTCCTGCCGTCGGGCTGGGTCCTGTCTCACCTGGAGAGCTACAAGAAGCGGGAGTGA
- the NAA40 gene encoding N-alpha-acetyltransferase 40 isoform X1, producing MGRKSSKAKEKKQKRLEERAAMDAVCAKVDAANRLGDPLEAFPVFKKYDRNGLNVSIECKRVSGLEPATVDWAFDLTKTNMQTMYEQSEWGWKDREKREEMTDDRAWYLIAWENSSVPVAFSHFRFDVECGDEVLYCYEVQLESKVRRKGLGKFLVQILQLVANSTQMKKVMLTVFKHNHGAYQFFREALQFEIDDSSPSMSGCCGEDCSYEILSRRTKFGDSQHSHSGGHCGGCCH from the exons ATGGGg AGGAAGTCGAGCAAagcaaaggagaagaaacagaagcgGTTGGAGGAGCGAGCAGCCATGGATGCTGTCTGTGCCAAAGTGGACGCCGCCAACAGG CTTGGAGACCCATTAGAGGCTTTCCCAGTGTTCAAGAAATATGATCGCAATGG gTTAAATGTCTCCATTGAATGTAAGCGAGTGTCTGGCCTGGAGCCGGCCACCGTGGATTGGGCCTTCGACCTGACCAAGACCAATATGCAGACCAT GTATGAGCAGAGTGAGTGGGGctggaaggacagagagaaacGCGAGGAAATGACGGATGACCGAGCCTGGTACCTCATCGCTTGGGAAAACAGTTCGGTTCCCGTAGCCTTTTCTCACTTCCGGTTTGACGTGGAGTGCGGGGATGAAGTCCTGTACTG CTACGAAGTGCAGCTGGAGAGCAAGGTACGGCGGAAAGGCCTGGGGAAGTTCCTCGTACAGATCCTGCAGCTCGTGGCCAACAG CACACAGATGAAGAAAGTTATGTTAACGGTATTTAAGCACAATCATGGTGCCTACCAGTTCTTCAGAGAAGCGCTGCA ATTTGAAATCGACGACTCTTCCCCAAGCATGTCCGGTTGCTGTGGGGAGGACTGCTCCTATGAGATCCTGAGCCGGAGGACCAAGTTTGGGGACAGCCAGCACTCCCATTCGGGCGGGCACTGTGGTGGCTGCTGCCACTGA